The Rickettsiales bacterium genomic interval GTTTATCATATAACCATCTCCAAATACCGCCCTACCGATCTTCTTAATATGGTAGCCAGTATTTGGGGATGCTATTTCGCCTACAGCAAAGCGCATAGGGGAACTTTGCTCGGCAATCAAAACAAAGGAAGCAATATCACTGCTTCCGACTTGCCCTTGCCTGCCGCAGACTGATTCGCAGGATGTTATTGTGCCTACTTTTACTTCGCAGTATCTGGAATAATGCGTGCCTGCTCACCATACAGCACCAGCACATGCTGGCCAACTGCAAGCGGCGTATCCTGCTTCTGCGCAAGCGTGATCAGATCGCCGTTTGACTTCTGCAGAACATATTCATACGCCGTGGTTTTGCTCGCCTCATGCTGGATCACTGCACCCGCAGCGGCTCCCACCAGCGCACCGCCAACGGCAGCCAGTGCGCTTCCACCGCCCTGCCCTATCTGTGCACCGGCCACTCCGCCAGCTACGCCACCAACACCGGCACCAAGGCCCAGCGCAGGATCGCTTACATTCACCTGTCGGAAAGATTTCACCACAGCACGGTCCACTTTGCCGACCTGCTGCATGCCGGAAGCGTTATAGCTATCAGGCGAGTAATCATTGCACCCTGTAAGAAAGCAGGCTGCACATGTCGCTGCCATCAATCCACGAAAAATTTTGGAACCTGTATTATAAATCATACTCCCTCCTTTTTAGCGGCTGAGGCATGCACCGGCGCTGCCTTCGTGCCTTTACGTAATTCTTTAACAACTTTGATGATAGTTTCGCGCGCTTCCTTTGCTGCCACTGCAGTGGTAGTCGGCCCAAGTGCAAATTGAATCACTCCTCTCTCATCATAGGCAAGGAACTTGAGAAGCGGTGTCCCGCCAACATCATAGACCCTGCACCACGTATATAATGCATCATTTGCAAGAGGCCATACCGCAGCATAATATACGCCACATTTCATAGCGATATCCGCTTTCTCATGCGAATCTTCCACTACCTTATAACCAAAATTCGTCAGCTGGCTGACCATACTTGGTTTGGCAACGCTTAACATTTCCTGACTGCTTTTCGATGGCTTATCATCCGCTACCGGATCAACGCCAGGCTTCGTAAACGGAGCGGCAATATAGACTTTCTGTAAATAAATCGCATCGATATTAGCCGGAACATCAGCAGCGGACTTCCCTTCTTCATAAGGAGAAACACACCCGGCCAACAGCATCAGCCCCAAAACAGGCAAAATCTTCTTCATCAGGCACTCGTATAAATATTACATTCAAAATAATAAATAACCTATAAATAAAACATGGCAATGAAATACTGGCATACAGTGTATTTTGGCGATAAAATGAAATGGAATAGAGAACATACGCATGAAAAAACAGAAGAATAAGCACTCTATATCCCAACCGGCCATACAACCTGAAATAGCGCACGCCCTTCTTTCACGGGGCGTGGAGTTGCATCAGGCAGGCAATCTTAACGAGGCGGAAGCGATTTATAGCGAGCTGCTGGCCTCATACCCGCAGGATGCGCAATTGCTTTATCTGTTGGGCAGAGTCCACATCCAGCGCGGAAACCGAGACGAAGGCATCCGCCTGTTCAGCAAAGCGCTCTCCGCCAATCCCAATTATGCCAAAGCCTATAACAGCCGTGGTCTTGCTTACGCAGAACAGAATCTCACGGATAAAGCCATGGCAGATTACACAAAGGCCATTGCACTTGATCCCGCTTACGCAGATGCCTATAGCAACCGGGGGCTGCTGTTTTATAACCGGAAACAATATGACGAAGCACTGGCAGATTTTGATAAAGGTATCGCTGCCGCCCCCAATCATGCGCAGCTCTATAACAATCGTGGGCTGGTCTTATATGTTTTAAGCCGCTTCGATGCAGCAAAAGCCGATTACGATCACGCGCTCGCCTTGAATCCTGCTTACGCCGATCCCTACAGAAACCGTGGATTGCTGCTGAGCTATCTGAAACGCTATGAGGAAGCACTGGCCGACTATACCAAAGCCGCATCACTCGCAAACCATGCTGACACGCATAGCAATCGCGGGCTATTGCTGTATAAGCTCGGCCGTTATGAAGAAGCCAAAGAGGCCTATGATACCGTTATAAGCCTTACTCCCCGGGAACCGCAGGGCTACAGTAACCGGGGCCTCACCTGGTATCAGCTTAAAAAATACGATGAAGCACTGGCGGATTATAACAAAGCCATTGCACTCGATTCCAGCTATGCGGATGCCTATAATAACCGTGGCCTGCTCTCCTACAAACTGAAGCATTATGATGAAGCGTTGGCCGATTATAATAAAGCCCTCACACGTAATCCGAATTTTGCCGACGCTTATAACAATCGCGGCACCGTCCTGTTTCACCAACGCCAATATAATGAAGCACTTCCCGACTTCGACCGCGCCCTGAGCCTCAACCCCACCCACACTTCCGCATGCAATAACCGCGGAATCACACTCTTTCGTCTGAAACGCTATGACGAAGCACTGGCTGATTACGAGCGGGCCATTGCGATCGATCCCACTTACGCAGATGCCTACTGGAACAAAGGAAACCTTCTGCTCTTACGCGGAGAATATGAACAAGGCTGGCCCCTCTATGAATGGCGCTGGAAGAATAGCGATACGGAAGCTCCCCGTACATTCCCTGTACCTTTATGGCTGGGGGAAGAAGACCTGAATGGCAAAACCATTCTGCTGCACGCGGAACAGGGATTCGGTGACACGATCCAGTTCTGCCGTTACGCAGCACTGCTCGAAGAACAAGGCGCAAAGGTGATTCTGGAAGTGCAGAAACCGCTGGTTCCCTTGCTCGCCCGGCTTGAAGGTTCCTGCAAGGTAGTGGCACAAGGCGAAGTCCATGAAGGATTTGACTTTCACTGCCCCATCATGAGCCTGCCGCTGGCCTGCAAAACGTCTCTGGCCATTATCCCTGCTACTATCCCTTATTTATCCGCCGATCCGCAGAACCTGAAAACCTGGCAGAACAGCCTGGGTCAAAAAACAAAGCCAAGAATCGGCCTTGTCTGGTCGGGTTCCGCCACCCATGCCAATGATGGCAATCGCAGCATTCCGCTACAGATGCTGGCGCCACTGCTGGAATGCGATGCCGAATATCATATTCTCCAGAAAGATTTCCGCAAGGAAGATGCCGAGTATCTGGCGCAGACTTCCATGATTTCGCATGCAGATAATATCCATGACTTTCTGGATACGGCATCGCTCATTGCGGAAATGGATCTGGTTATTTCAGTGGATACTTCCGTGGCGCATCTGGCCGGAGCCATGGGAAAGAGATTATGGCTGCTGCTGCCCTTCGTGCCGGACTTCCGGTGGCTGGAAGATCGCACTTACAGCCCTTGGTATCCCACCGCGCATTTGTTCCGGCAACACAATATCAATGACTGGGGAAGTGTGATCGTCGAAGTAAAAACGGCGCTGGAGAAGTTCCTCAACAACTGAACTATGATTTAATCGCCTTCATCGTAATCTTATACTCGCTCACCACATTATTTTTCTCACGGATTGCAACCAGCAAATCTTCCATGGAAATTTTTTTCTCATTGAAGATCTGATGATAAGAAGGGTCCAGCACCTGCTCCACGTTCAGGATCTCAAAATCGACATTGAGATAAAGCCCCAGCGGTGTATTCGCCGCACCCGTCTTCTGCCACTCTTTATTCAAGGCTTTGCAGAAAAGACTCAGCAGCGCCGGTGTAATTATTCGTACATGGGTCGGATCGTTGATGAAATTATCATGCCTGGGATGGGGCACATTGATATTGATAATGGCCCCGTCTGCGCAGATACGATATAGCTCCTTAATAATCCCAAGAAATACCTCGGCTGAAGCGCCCATATGCTCAAGTGAGTGATTGAACAGCACCTCTGTCACCGAACCTGTTTCCCACGCCCAGGGTAACGCCTCCAGGTTGCAGACAATATCCGGGCTGCATTCCGCAAACATATCGACATTGATAAAACCTTCCAGTTTCCGGCTGCCGCATCCCAGATTCAGTTTCATAATCGTTCCTGCTAAATGATTGTTTTGCCTTAAAAGACAATTTACAAAATCTTACGAATCTGGCTATATAAAAATACTCTCCCTTATTATAAGCAGTATTATGAACTGATCCGCCCCATTCCTAACCGGGTGGTATTTTTACAACCACCCGGGATTTATGCTTTAAACAGAACATCGGGTCGCATTTCAGACCTGTTTTTACTATATTTTTTTGTTTTCCATTCCTATACTAATAAGCTGCTCGGCGTATCCGATCCCCAACCTAGGAGCTTGCTATGTCATGGCTGAATAACCGTAAAATCGTCGTTAAACTCATGCTGCTGGTAACGTTCATGAGCGCCGTCCTGATAGGAGTCGGCACGCTCGGCATACACTCACTTAAGATACTGGACACAAAAGCTAATGACATGGAAGAATCGGCGCAGGAAGCCTTACTCGGTGCCAAGTTGATCCAGAATATTCTGATGATCGAAAAGCTGAAGTTTCACATGGTGGCTGATCCCAGCCCGCAATCCATAGCCGATACACAGACTTCTATCCAGAACGAAGCGAAAAAGTTCGAGGATTTTGTAACGACGCTGGAAAAATCATCGGATAATGACCAGCATAACGCACTGGAGAAAATCCGGCAGGATTATGAAAAATATATGCTTGCTCTCAAAGAAGCGGGCGATGAAGCAGCTAAATTAAAGAATTTTACGCTTTCCGCCGAGCAGGAAAAAATAAAACAGGCTGCCCTGAACAGCGATGACGAGTCACAAGCCCTGCAGGCCATTGTAACCGCGTATTCAGATGACTCCATCAAGAATGTATCGAAAGTATCAGACGATATTACCGATGTTTACAATCAGATATCCCGCTCACTTATTGCAGCTCTCATATTGGGCACTTTCGTCGGTGTCATCGTCAGCGGCCTGATGGCGAAGTTTGAGATTGTAAACCCGATCGAAGCTATCGTAAATATCCTGCAGCAACTCGCCAAAGGGCAATTTGATGTGGATATCAAAGGTGCACACCGCAGAGACGAAGTAGGCGATATCGCGCGCACCGCGCTTGTGTTCAAGGAAAGCGGGCTGGAGAAGCTCGAGCTCGAAAAGAAACAGCTGGAAGCGGAAAAACGTGCCGCTGAGGAAAAACGCGCCATGATGCAGAAACTGGCTAACGACTTTGAAGCGGGCATTCAGGAAATCGTCAATACCGTCTCCACGGCTTCGACGGAGCTATACTACACCGCAGAAAACATGAAGAAGACCATTAACACCGTATCCTCGGAATCCGATACAGCTGCAACGGAATCACGCCAAACCTCCGCCAATATGCAGAGCGTCGCCTCCGCCGTGGAGGAAATGTCCGCCTCCATTAAGGAAATCGCCGGGCAGGTTGCCAAATCCTCGACTGTGGTGAACGAAGCAGTGGGTAAAACCACCCACGCGGACAATACCGTCCAGGTGCTGACCCAGAATGTTTCCCAGATCGGCAGCATCTCGGAACTGATCCGGAATATCGCGGGACAAATCAACTTGCTCGCGCTCAATGCCACGATTGAATCCGCCCGCGCAGGAGAAGCTGGCAAAGGCTTTGCCGTAGTGGCTTCCGAAGTCAAAAGCCTCGCAACACAGACATCCAAGGCGACCGGCGAAATCACGGCACAGATTGAAAGCGTCAGGAGCGTTTCAGTCGAGGTTGCCAGTTCATTGAAAGATATTCAGACGGCCGTGAATAATGTTAGCCATTACTCCAGCGGCATTGCATCCGCGGTGGAAGAACAGTCCGCCGCCACAACGGAAATTTCAACCAACGTGAATCAGGCAACAGGGCGCGTCGTCAATATCGATACCAGTGTTTCCTCTATTACCAAAAGCGCCGCAGACGCCAACACCAGTGCACATGAAGTGCTGAGCGCCGCCAAGATGCTTTCCGAACAGTCGGAGCGGCTGAATAAAGAGGTAAAGAATTTCCTGAGCAGCGTGCGGGCGGATGCGTAGCAAAAGCCTCCCTTTATAAGGATAATCCTTCTCCCTATCGAATCTTTACAGGATTCGTGATTTCTTTCTGCAGCTTGTAAGTGCTGCAGGAGTGTACATGTTTCCCATATTAGATAACCGCTATCTTTATCTGGCCGTGAACAACTGGTATAACGCCATGAAGGGGCCCTCTACCTTCTTTAAATTTGCCGCCGACCAATGGGATGAAAAAGTTACACCGCCGCTTTCGCAGCTTCTGGAACAGGATAACGTCCTGACTGCCCTGCTCCGGCGCAGCACTGCGGCAAGGTTCAGGCTATTGCAGCGCCTTACACAGAGCTACCGCAAACCCGCCTTCGGTATCTCTCAGGTAGAAGTTGATGAAAAGACGGTAGCGGTCCATGAGGAAACCGTATTCGAGACCCCGTTCTGCAAATTGCTGCATTTCCGCAAAGAAACTTCTAAGCATATGCCCCGCCTGCTGATGATCGCGCCCATGGCCGGTCATTATGCCACGCTTCTTCGCGACACTGTGCGAGACGCCCTTCCCTGTTTTGATGTTTACGTCACCGACTGGGTCAATGCCCGTGACGTCCCCATTAGCCATGGCGGATTCGACATGGACAGCTATATCGCCACACTGGTGCGCTGCTTCGAATATCTTGCACCGGACTTCCATATTCTGGCGGTCTGCCAGGCTGGCGTTCCTGCCTATGCCGCAGTCTCATTGCTGGAGGATCGCAAGGATGTGCATGAGCTGCTGCCAACTTCCATGACGCTAATGGGCTGTCCCATCAATGTCCGTTGCTCGCCTACTTCGGTAAATAATTTTGCCGCGAAATACGATGAGGACTGGTTTGAGCACATGACGCTTTCCATCGTTCCGGCCGGATATCCGGGAGAGCGCAGGCTGGTCTATCCCGGCTTCATGCAGCTCACCGCGTTTCTGAGCATGAACCCGGAGCGTCATCAGCAATCTATAGCAAATGCCATAGAGCACTATATTGAAGGGAATTTCGAAGGCGAGGAAAAGATCAGTTCTTTCTACGCGGAATATTGCGCTGTGATGGACCTGACAGCCGAATTCTACCTGCAGACCGTGCGCGTGGTATTCCAGGAAGCGTTACTGCCGCAAGGCAAGATGGTATCACGCGGGAAACTTGTGGATCCAAAAGCAATCCGCAAAACTGCCGTTTTCGCCATCGAAGGTGAACGTGATGATATTTGCGGTATAGGCCAGACAAAGGCCGCGCTGGATCTGGCGACCAATTTATCTGATAGTAAGAAGGAATATCTGCTGTTAAAGGATGCCGGGCATTACGGGATTTTTAACGGCCACCGCTTCCGTGAAGAAGTTTTGCCCGCCATGCAGGCATTCATAGCCAGAGCGCAAAACCGCACATCTGTGAACATTAGAAAAATGGAAAATGCTTAAGCTGCACGCCGCGTTTGCACCTGACGAGAAACTGTTTTGGGCGTCAGGCAAATGACACCTACTTTAGGAGTTTCCGTGGGCACTGCAAGCTCATGCGATGACACATCCACCGCAGGCTCTATACCATGAAGCCGTGACGCAAGTTCCGCAAACACTCCCTGCAAGGGCTGCAGCGCGTCTTTCACTCTTTCATCATCGATAAAAATGATGCGCTGCTCATATTCTATCACTTGCTGGGGCTCCGGCGTTGCCTGAGAGGCTTTTTCTGCATCCCTTGCTGTTTTCCGCTGTTCTTCAAACAGACGCTGCTTTTTCTCCAGCTCGCGCTGCTGCGCCGCCAAACGCGCGACAGAAGCATCACGGATAAGGCGTCCGGTATTGCTCTCGCTATCATTCTTACGGTTACTGTTATTTGCGCTGTTGCGCGTATCGCTATGATGGTTGTTATCATTACCCGTGGGCACCCCTGCGATATGCTCCATCGCCAGAATACCGTTCACTGTATCCATGAAAGCTTTATCGGTCCTAAGCTGGCGCACAAGATCTTCAAACAGCTCGTTGGACGCTGCAACATGATTGGCAGCAGGAACTTCCCCCCAATAATCCCCTGCGTAACTGCTGGGTAACTCCGCCGTTGCTGTACCGTAATCCATTACTTCCGCTGCTCCTTATCAAGCAGCCAATATAGCAGCTATAAAGCGCAGGGCGTGTGAATCTTTTATGACATTCCTAATCAAACTTCCCGGTCAGCGTAAATAACACCTGGCGTTCGACCGCAGGGAAAGGACTTTCCTTAATATACTGTCGGTTAACGTTTATGCCTGAAAGGGCAAGAGTATAAGTATCGTTGATATTATACCCGATTCTTCCCCCTAAAGTAGCATAGCCGCTTTGCTCCACCGGAACATTGGTAAGCTGGTTTGCCCGCATCATGTTAGTCGAGGTAACATAGTGGCCGTTCGCATCGAACTCCCATTGCCGCCAGCTATAACCGCCGAGCAGGCGGAAATGATGCTCCGGCGCGGAACCGTTATAATAAAGCAGTGACTCCGCTTGCGCATCGTCATCCACCCGTGAGAGACTATAGCTTGCATCCCAGCGAAAGCCGTCCTTGGTACCTTTTAATTCTATTTCCCCGCCCCATCCCTGACTGTTGCCGACATTGGCAACACTGAACAGGACTGCCGGTGTTCCATTGAAATCCACAACGCCTGGAGAATAAAACGATTTCAGATCCTTATTCTGCTGGTAAAATACCGCAAACCTGGTCGTGGAAAAAATATCGGGGAGCTTCCTGTCATAGCCTAGTTCATAATTTTCAACGATAGTGGGTTCCAGCTTGGGATTGCCGATAATTTCAAACATGGAACCCGGTATGGGGTAATTCTCACCGATACCACTCTCGATCATACTGGGCTGCTGCACGCCGCGCCCATAGGACAAGCGAAATGTATCCATATCCGTCATCTGATATACCAGGCCGGAATTGGCGCTCAGCGTATTGATGTCGTGACCGTAATCGGCATAATTATAATAACTTCCCGGAGGCAATGTTCCCGTTTCCGTCATGTCCATATGATCGAACCGCGCCGCATTGGTCCACGATAATTTATCCGTGATCTGCCATAACCATGTTGCGCTCGGAGCATAATTATTTTCCTGCAATGCTGGCTGCTGCGCAAACACATTGTTAAAACTGTCATTCTCATAGGTCTTGTTACGATACTCAAACCCGATCCGGAATGTATGATGCGCCCCGATACTGAACTGATCCTCGATTTTGCTGACCGCCAGATTCGTGGTGAACGGCAGTTCTCCGCCCGAAAGCGGGGTCAGCAGAAAATCGTCATAGGAACGGTTAAAATAATTATCGTTCACGATCAGACCGTAAGGTGTCTGCCACTGAAACCCTCCACGCAGGGAGTAAGCGGTATAGCGGTCTGCCCCCTCCACATAAGTGGCGGAAGCATAATTCTCCCTGCTGAAGGAATAGGTAAGCTCGGTATTGAACTGCAAATCAGGAGAGACGCGGAAGGCCGAGCGGTTAGAGATATATCGCTTGGACGGGTTCAGCGGAGACTGGTCGATCACAGGGTCACCCGACCAGCTGTTAAACTCATGGGCATTATAACCGCCGACTGAAAATTTCGTCCCTCCCCATTCACCGTTACGGGTCACGGTGGCATCGCCTCCAAAAGTGCTTTCGCTACCCGCATAAACAGAAGCTACATTCTTGTGATCAAACTGCGGGCTATAGGTGACAATATTCACGACCCCGCCGGCGGCATTCGAACCAAATAGCGCTGAAGCTGGCCCTTTAACCACCTCGATCTGCCGGATGTCGTCAATATTGACCGGGATATTATTCCATACCGTACGCGAATAATCGTCCACGAATACCTGCCGCCCATCAACCAGCACGAGGAGCCGGGGCATGCTGGGCTGCTGATATCCGCGCACGCCGACATCGAACCCCGCATAACCCGTCTGCAGAATATCCATTCCCGGCACATACATGCCGATAATCTGGGGGATCTGGCGGCTCCCTGCCTGCCGTATCTGATCGGCAGTAATAATGGTCATATTGGCAGCCACATCGCTGACTCGCTGAGGGGTTCCCGTCGCGCTGGTGGTAACGGGCTCGCCCATAAGCGATTGCAGGGAACCATAATCCATCTCCTGTGCACGCGCGGCGTGACCCGATACGATCATCGCAGCCGTAACAAAAAGAGAAGCGGTAAATAATTTAAATGGGGAACAATGGTTCATATTTTCCTCGCCAACATGACAAACGCCGGGGCAAAACTGATGTGTGATGCTTCCGCCGCAACAGCGCTGTAATAGATGTCTACACGCGGTTTGGTCGCGATACCTATTACGCATTTATTCGCCTGCACGCATGTCATGTCGGCAGACATGGTCAATACGCCTGAAGAAGCAGCAGTTTTACTGATATTATTTAATGCTTCCGCTGAGAGTCCGGTCGCAAGAAAAGCTATTTTCGCAGCGGAAATGGCTTTCATGTCTCCGGCAGGTACAAGCGCGGAAACAACATTAAGCCCACCCGGTACACCGACTCCTGTCCCGATATCCTGCTGAATGATTTTTCCGTCCGCTTCGGAACTCGGATTGGACGGATCATAGACAACCGCTACCGTCACTTTCCCCTGCGGCCTGTCATTGACCAGCAGCCAGGTCTTCAACCCGGTAGAAATATCCAGCTGGTCGGTCGCATACGCTACAGAGCAAAAGGCACTAAGACAAAGAATGCCTATGAAAGCGCTCGCCAGTTTTCTGCAGATATTCCCAAAATGAAGCAAATCTATACTCCGGCATGACAAATCACCTGTATCACTACTATCTTGCAATATTAAACAATTCAAGATTGGGGTATAAAGCCACCGGATTTTAATGCGACGAAGTGGCATATATACTACAAATAGCACAAGAATTTTAAGCATCGACATTTTCTGACAAACATTTCTATACAGAAATCCAGTCTCTTTACACCTATACCGGGAAATCTACTGCAGCGTGTCGCGCAGCAAACTATAGCTTCCTAATAATTGAAATTACGTATATAATACAATCTCCAACATGGGCTTGAATATACGTGTGAGGTTCTCCGCCTTGGTAAGCATGTTATATGAAGTCTATGGATATTCTTACGCTGCTTATTTCCTGGCAACCACAAGGGAACATAATGTCCTATTGGGTAAGATTCTCACGGTCGTTAAATATTGCGCTTGTGTCCGCACTGGCCACCGCGATCGGATACGGATTATACGTTCAGCATAAGCAAACAGAGGACACGCAGAAATGGGTGGTGCATACGCATGAAGTCCGGGAGCATATTGAAAAATTTATTGAACGGGCAAACGATATATCGCTGAGTTATAGAGGTTATCTGTTAACCCATGACCGCAATTATCTCTTACGTTACGACAAAGCATTACAGGACGACAACAGCATTCTCGGTGTACGCCATCGCTCCATTATGCAGGAATGGCATATCTTGCATGAGCTGACCGATGACAATTCATACCAGCAATATAACCTGACGCGTCTGGAAAAGGCGACGCAGGATCTGATAGCCTATGCCGCCGCATCCATCATCGCATATGACAAAGACGGCCTGAAAGCGCTGAACGGTCCTCTCGATCTTGTACACGGCAAGCTGATCATGGATGCGATACGCCGTATCACCGAAGAGATGCTAATTGAGGAAGACAGGCTGCTGAAAAGACGCGTGGAAGCTGACGCGGAGGCATTAAAACATACCGAGTATATGACGCTAGGTAGCATTGGACTATTCTATGCCGGAATTACAATATTATTGCTGCTGCTCCACAAAAATATGAGCGAGTTAAAGCGCAAAGGCGACTCCTTATCGGTTATCGTCTCTGTTCAGCGTGAAGTAGCGCATCTGCATCACGATCTGCAGACCGCAATGGATATCATCACCCATCGTATGCAGGCCATCACCAATGCGGGCGGCGGCGTTATTGAAATGCTGGAAGGCGACGAAATGGTTTACCGTGCCGCAAGCGGTGTGGTTGCTCCTTATGTAGGCATGCGTATTAAAGCGCTAGGTAGCCTTTCCGGACTATGCGTACGGGAAAATACTACCCTCAGATGCGATAATACCGAAACGGACGAACGTGTTGATAAGGCTGCATGCCGCAAGCTTGGTGTTGCTTCAATGGTGGTCGTGCCCCTGACACGCGAACAGCAGGCTGTGGGTGTCTTAAAAGTTATGTCCTCGAAAGTGATGGCCTTCAATGAAGAACACGTAACGATACTGCAATTGATGGCAGGCGTGCTTTCCGCGGCACTGAGCGATGCGGTTATAAATGATCGCCTGCGCCAGAGTGAAGAAACATTCCGCGCCGCCATGGAGAGTGCTTCCATTGGAATGGCGCTCGTAAACCCCGATAATACATATAAAGCTGTGAATCCGGCACTGTGCAACCTGCTCGGTTTTACGGAAGAAGAATTCCTAAGCAGCACCGTTCAGGGATTAACGCACTCCGAAGATATAGCGGAAGACCTGGAAAAGACAAACCAGCTTCTGAAAGGAGAAATTTCAAGTTATGAAATGGAAAAACGCTATCTGCACAAGGATGGGCATCAGATATGGGGCCTGCTCAATGCATCTCTTGTACGCAAAGCTGATCATACTCCGCACTACCTCATAAAACAGGTTCAGGATATCACCGCCAAGAAGCAGTTGCTGGCCCAGTTAAACCAGTCTAATGCCCAGTTGAACAGGTTCGCCTATGTCGCCTCTCACGATATGCAGGAACCGCTGCGGATGATGTCGAATTTTGCCGCCCTGATTGAAAGCGAATACGGCAATAAGCTCGATGATGAAGGCAGGGAATACATAAAATTCATCACGGACTCCGCCACCCGCATGCAGAACATGGTTGCAGGATTGCTGGAGTATGCGCGCGTCGGCAAGGACGCCTTCAGGCCGCAGGAAATCAATGTGATGGAAGACCTTGCTTATATTCTCGGAAATCTCTCTCAGGCTATCAAGGATTGCGGCGCACACGTCACTTATGACATGCTTCCCAATATCCAGGGTAATCCTGTGCAGTTTACGAGCCTGCTACAGAATCTGATCAGCAATGGGCTGAAATATCAGGCGCCTGGCACGGCACCTGAGGTTCATATAGGCGTGGAAGATGCCGGAGACTTATGGCAGTTCTCTGTCCGCGATAACGGCATCGGCATGGAGGAAGAGCACACAGCGAAGATATTCGAACCGTTCGTCCGGCTCCATAGCTGGCAAGAATATAAAGGCACCGGTATCGGCCTTTCCGTCTGTAAGGAAATCGTGGAAAATCATGGAGGAAAAATCTGGGTGGAATCCAAACCCGGCGAAGGCAGCACTTTCTATTTCACCATTCCGAAGTGATCTCAGGAATAAACAGGGAAATGAGTTTATGAATCAGCAGGAGAATATATCAGGCAAAAATCGGGTGCTGGAGATATTACTAATTGAGGATAATCCAACCGATGCCTTGCTGACCCGCAAAACTCTCGGCGGTATAAAGCTCGCCAATAATGTCACAGTCGCCGAGGATGGCGATAAGGCGCTCAGTATCCTGCGCCGCGAAAAGCCATACGAATCATCTCCCTCACCAAATGTGATATTACTGGATTTGAACCTGCCTAAAAAAGGCGGCATTGCTATTTTACAGGAACTCAAATCCGATGAGAAATTAAGGCACATCCCTGTTATCATCCTGACCGGGTCGCATACAGAAGCAGATGTCACCAAAACCTATGATCTCTATGCAAGCGGCTATATCGTCAAGCCGATCAATCCGGAAAAATTCACAGATATGATTCGGACATTGATGTGGAACAGGACGATACAGCTTTTTGCCAACGGATAGTGATC includes:
- a CDS encoding response regulator, which gives rise to MNQQENISGKNRVLEILLIEDNPTDALLTRKTLGGIKLANNVTVAEDGDKALSILRREKPYESSPSPNVILLDLNLPKKGGIAILQELKSDEKLRHIPVIILTGSHTEADVTKTYDLYASGYIVKPINPEKFTDMIRTLMWNRTIQLFANG
- a CDS encoding TonB-dependent receptor, translated to MNHCSPFKLFTASLFVTAAMIVSGHAARAQEMDYGSLQSLMGEPVTTSATGTPQRVSDVAANMTIITADQIRQAGSRQIPQIIGMYVPGMDILQTGYAGFDVGVRGYQQPSMPRLLVLVDGRQVFVDDYSRTVWNNIPVNIDDIRQIEVVKGPASALFGSNAAGGVVNIVTYSPQFDHKNVASVYAGSESTFGGDATVTRNGEWGGTKFSVGGYNAHEFNSWSGDPVIDQSPLNPSKRYISNRSAFRVSPDLQFNTELTYSFSRENYASATYVEGADRYTAYSLRGGFQWQTPYGLIVNDNYFNRSYDDFLLTPLSGGELPFTTNLAVSKIEDQFSIGAHHTFRIGFEYRNKTYENDSFNNVFAQQPALQENNYAPSATWLWQITDKLSWTNAARFDHMDMTETGTLPPGSYYNYADYGHDINTLSANSGLVYQMTDMDTFRLSYGRGVQQPSMIESGIGENYPIPGSMFEIIGNPKLEPTIVENYELGYDRKLPDIFSTTRFAVFYQQNKDLKSFYSPGVVDFNGTPAVLFSVANVGNSQGWGGEIELKGTKDGFRWDASYSLSRVDDDAQAESLLYYNGSAPEHHFRLLGGYSWRQWEFDANGHYVTSTNMMRANQLTNVPVEQSGYATLGGRIGYNINDTYTLALSGINVNRQYIKESPFPAVERQVLFTLTGKFD
- a CDS encoding ATP-binding protein, which produces MSYWVRFSRSLNIALVSALATAIGYGLYVQHKQTEDTQKWVVHTHEVREHIEKFIERANDISLSYRGYLLTHDRNYLLRYDKALQDDNSILGVRHRSIMQEWHILHELTDDNSYQQYNLTRLEKATQDLIAYAAASIIAYDKDGLKALNGPLDLVHGKLIMDAIRRITEEMLIEEDRLLKRRVEADAEALKHTEYMTLGSIGLFYAGITILLLLLHKNMSELKRKGDSLSVIVSVQREVAHLHHDLQTAMDIITHRMQAITNAGGGVIEMLEGDEMVYRAASGVVAPYVGMRIKALGSLSGLCVRENTTLRCDNTETDERVDKAACRKLGVASMVVVPLTREQQAVGVLKVMSSKVMAFNEEHVTILQLMAGVLSAALSDAVINDRLRQSEETFRAAMESASIGMALVNPDNTYKAVNPALCNLLGFTEEEFLSSTVQGLTHSEDIAEDLEKTNQLLKGEISSYEMEKRYLHKDGHQIWGLLNASLVRKADHTPHYLIKQVQDITAKKQLLAQLNQSNAQLNRFAYVASHDMQEPLRMMSNFAALIESEYGNKLDDEGREYIKFITDSATRMQNMVAGLLEYARVGKDAFRPQEINVMEDLAYILGNLSQAIKDCGAHVTYDMLPNIQGNPVQFTSLLQNLISNGLKYQAPGTAPEVHIGVEDAGDLWQFSVRDNGIGMEEEHTAKIFEPFVRLHSWQEYKGTGIGLSVCKEIVENHGGKIWVESKPGEGSTFYFTIPK